In Mytilus edulis chromosome 13, xbMytEdul2.2, whole genome shotgun sequence, a single window of DNA contains:
- the LOC139501840 gene encoding uncharacterized protein, with amino-acid sequence MSKESLYMDDLLLDNKGNDNQPNRKVDKLGRVRPRSYCHKKNPPKKAKKVESAEENVDVPELVTELDQSPINLFVDHFKTSDSELDTIVNEKEENDDSENIDTIRSLIEGATFQNKDQSNADAGDLISDEKWHELMDHPEITADDADNFFDTAESKNENVDNCYDFEQNSTIYAGHHMTIYTSMVLILLYSMCHSISGAQLNDLLTIIGLHCMHSHDGLKSMYTFKRFFTDLQSPMKKHYYCSTCFGDINFDADVCPNENCQHQLNQKKKSYFIEIPVKHQIKTFMEKEGTVEILNQRFKRKKKNILGIEDIYDGKLYSDLSKLGGPLSAKYPNNISLTWNTDGIPIFKSSKVSIWPLYLTINELPIKQRMQTENMILYGLWFGESKPFMGGFTKPLVNTLKDIETNGIDFDYNGQTHNSKCFLICGTADLPAKSIVMNCNQFNGQYSCLRCMHSGETYRTSKGGTVRTFPYNSSEPDPEKRTTQECINNAVTAIQNGTVVNGIKGPSFLMALKYYDFVKSSSIDYMHGVLLGITKLLINLWTNGSNSKEHFSISSSISIIDERLKRIKPPSYITRVPRTISNNIKYWKASELRTWLFFYSLPILCDILPENYFHHYSCFVEGIYLLCTDCITPDDLKRSQTMLSYFVHMFTALYGQRYMTLNMHSLLHLPECVEDLGPMWVYSCFPYENANGLLTKLFDGTCQN; translated from the exons ATGTCAAAAGAATCGTTATACATGGATGATTTATTGTTGGATAATAAGG GTAATGACAACCAACCAAATAGAAAAGTAGACAAGCTTGGAAGAGTAAGACCTAGATCATACTGTCACAAGAAAAATCCACcgaaaaaagcaaaaaaagtgGAGTCAGCAGAAGAAAATGTAGATGTTCCTGAATTGGTTACTGAATTGGATCAGAGTCCAATAAACTTATTTGTTGACCATTTTAAGACATCAGACTCAGAATTAGACACTATTGTTAATGAAAAAGAGGAAAATGATGACTCTGAGAATATAGATACTATACGTAGCTTGATTGAAGGGGcaacttttcaaaataaagaTCAAAGTAATGCAGATGCTGGTGATTTAATATCTGATGAAAAATGGCACGAGTTAATGGACCACCCAGAAATAACAGCTGATGATGCCGACAATTTTTTTGACACCGCTGAATCAAAGAATGAAAATGTAGACAATTGCTATGACTTTGAACAAAATTCAACAATATACGCTGGTCACCATATGACAATTTATACTAGTATGGTATTGATTTTACTTTATTCTATGTGTCATAGCATTAGTGGTGCCCAGTTGAATGACTTGTTAACAATCATTGGTTTGCATTGCATGCATTCACATGACGGACTTAAGAGTATGTACACTTTCAAAAGATTTTTCACAGATCTGCAATCACCTATGAAAAAACACTATTATTGTTCAACTTGTTTCGGTGACATTAATTTTGATGCAGACGTATGTCCGAATGAAAATTGTCAACACCAGTTAAACCAGAAGAAGAAAAGCTACTTTATTGAAATACCTGTCAAACaccaaattaaaacatttatggAAAAAGAAGGAACagttgaaattttgaatcaaagatttaaaagaaaaaagaaaaatattttgggAATAGAAGATATATATGATGGGAAACTTTACAGTGATTTGTCTAAATTAGGTGGACCATTGTCAGCCAAATATCCTAACAATATTTCTTTGACATGGAATACTGATGGGATACCAATATTTAAAAGCTCAAAAGTTTCAATATGGCCCTTGTATCTCACTATAAATGAACTGCCAATCAAACAGAGAATGCAGACAGAAAACATGATTTTATATGGACTGTGGTTTGGAGAATCAAAGCCTTTTATGGGAGGTTTTACAAAACCTCTGGTCAACACTTTAAAAGATATAGAAACAAATGGAATAGATTTTGATTACAATGGTCAAACTCACAACAGTAAGTGTTTTTTAATTTGTGGCACTGCAGATTTACCAGCAAAAAGCATAGTAATGAATTGTAACCAGTTTAATGGACAATATAGCTGCCTCAGATGTATGCATTCAGGAGAAACATATAGAACCTCAAAAGGAGGCACTGTCAGAACTTTTCCTTACAACAGCTCTGAACCAGACCCTGAGAAAAGAACAACACAAGAATGCATTAACAATGCGGTAACAGCTATACAAAATGGAACCGTTGTGAATGGTATTAAGGGACCATCTTTTTTAATGGCCCTTAAATATTATGACTTTGTAAAGTCATCTAGCATTGACTATATGCATGGAGTATTACTTGGTATAACAAAACTGTTAATCAATTTATGGACTAATGGAAGCAACAGTAAGGAACACTTTTCAATATCATCAAGCATATCTATAATTGATGAACGTCTGAAGAGGATTAAACCACCCTCATACATAACCAGAGTACCAAGAACTATATCAAATAACATCAAGTATTGGAAGGCATCAGAATTAAGGACATGGCTCTTCTTTTATTCTCTTCCAATTTTATGTGACATACTACCTGAAAACTATTTTCATCATTATTCTTGTTTTGTTGAAGGAATTTATCTCTTATGCACAGATTGCATTACTCCAGATGATTTGAAAAGAAGTCAAACCATGTTATCTTACTTTGTTCACATGTTTACAGCATTATATGGGCAAAGATATATGACCCTCAATATGCATTCACTTTTGCATTTGCCCGAGTGTGTGGAGGACTTAGGCCCAATGTGGGTATATTCATGTTTCCCTTATGAAAATGCAAATGGTTTGCTTACCAAACTTTTCGATGGAACATGCCAAAACTAA